One region of Tumebacillus amylolyticus genomic DNA includes:
- a CDS encoding type III pantothenate kinase, with protein sequence MILVLDVGNTNITLGVFKDRELLVHWRIATIRERTEDEMGILIKNLFADRGFNHEDIEGVAISSVVPPLMFALERMSIKYFGHKPITVGPGVKTGLNIKYENPREVGADRIVNAVAALEKYGAPLIIVDFGTATTFCVLNEKGDYMGGVVAPGIGISTEALYNKAAKLPRIEIARPPSVVGRNTVTSMQSGVLYGFTGQVDGIVGRIKKEFNLPFKVVATGGLSGLIAAESYEIEIKDDDLTLDGLRIIWDMNQEKGVS encoded by the coding sequence ATGATTCTCGTATTGGATGTAGGCAACACCAACATCACCCTCGGGGTGTTCAAGGACCGAGAGTTGCTCGTCCACTGGCGCATCGCGACCATCCGCGAACGCACCGAGGACGAGATGGGCATCTTGATCAAAAACCTGTTCGCAGACCGCGGCTTCAACCATGAGGACATCGAAGGCGTCGCGATCTCGTCTGTCGTACCGCCGCTGATGTTCGCATTGGAGCGCATGTCGATCAAATACTTCGGCCACAAGCCGATCACCGTCGGGCCGGGCGTCAAAACCGGCCTGAACATCAAGTACGAAAACCCGCGTGAAGTCGGAGCCGACCGCATCGTCAACGCCGTTGCTGCACTGGAAAAGTACGGCGCGCCGCTGATCATCGTCGATTTCGGCACGGCGACCACCTTCTGCGTTCTCAATGAAAAGGGCGACTACATGGGCGGCGTTGTCGCACCGGGGATCGGGATCTCCACGGAGGCTCTGTACAACAAAGCGGCGAAACTCCCGCGCATCGAGATCGCGCGTCCGCCGAGCGTCGTCGGGCGCAACACCGTCACGTCGATGCAGTCGGGCGTCCTCTACGGGTTCACCGGCCAAGTCGACGGCATCGTCGGGCGCATCAAAAAGGAATTCAACTTGCCTTTCAAAGTCGTCGCCACCGGCGGCCTGTCAGGTCTGATCGCAGCAGAATCCTATGAGATCGAGATCAAGGACGACGACCTGACGTTGGACGGATTGCGCATCATCTGGGACATGAACCAAGAGAAAGGGGTTTCGTAA
- the def gene encoding peptide deformylase — translation MAVRPVVLEGEPVLRQVADEVQNIDREIHKLLDDMADTMYEYHGIGLAAPQVGVPLRVIVVDYGDEYGGLIEMINPVITEKSGSVVDVEGCLSIPGLRGHVERFDKLTIRFKQRDGETYEMKPEGYFARVFQHEIDHLDGILYTDKAIDTFPVDESEQIPEDEQ, via the coding sequence ATGGCAGTAAGACCTGTAGTGCTGGAGGGCGAACCGGTCCTGCGCCAAGTGGCGGACGAGGTTCAGAACATTGACCGCGAAATCCACAAACTTCTCGACGACATGGCAGACACCATGTACGAATACCACGGGATCGGCCTCGCCGCCCCGCAAGTCGGCGTACCGCTTCGTGTGATCGTCGTCGATTACGGCGACGAGTACGGCGGTCTGATCGAGATGATCAACCCCGTCATCACCGAAAAAAGCGGCTCGGTCGTCGACGTCGAAGGGTGCCTCTCCATCCCCGGACTGCGCGGCCACGTCGAGCGCTTCGACAAACTGACGATCCGCTTCAAGCAACGGGACGGCGAGACCTACGAGATGAAACCCGAAGGCTACTTCGCGCGCGTTTTCCAGCACGAAATCGACCATCTCGACGGCATCTTGTACACAGACAAAGCCATCGACACCTTCCCGGTTGACGAAAGTGAACAAATCCCGGAAGACGAACAATAA
- a CDS encoding substrate-binding domain-containing protein has protein sequence MGPTIKDVAKEAGVSITTVSRVLNQYSDVNPKTRTKVLKVVEQLGYQPNSVARSLVMKRTQTVGLVVSDLSRSRNGHHFMFDVLCGINDRVQELGYDLVLFSTSTTAQKKTPYMDFVRQRRVDGVLMMGIRLDDPYTHEVVEASVPSVLIDVPLVSDTCSYVTTDNVAGATMAIQHLVELGHRRIGFVNGHAQAAVSKERLQGYRMALEEAGIAYDPELVYYGNFEQQDGATGVAELMEKFEDLSAVFFASDLMALGGIKYLQSLQLRVPERMSIVGYDDIELAAMMQPMLTTVRQTRYEMGQSAAETLIRMLEQNEKGRGIVLPPELVVRETTSKHGVNLSHI, from the coding sequence GTGGGTCCAACAATCAAGGATGTAGCGAAGGAAGCCGGCGTTTCCATTACGACGGTCTCCCGCGTGCTCAACCAATATTCGGACGTCAATCCGAAGACTCGCACCAAAGTTTTGAAGGTGGTCGAACAACTCGGCTATCAGCCGAACTCGGTCGCCAGGTCGTTGGTGATGAAGCGCACGCAAACCGTCGGCTTGGTCGTTTCCGACCTCTCGCGTTCCCGCAACGGCCATCACTTCATGTTCGATGTCCTCTGCGGCATCAACGACCGCGTGCAGGAACTGGGCTATGATCTGGTTCTGTTCTCCACCTCGACCACCGCGCAGAAGAAAACACCCTATATGGACTTTGTTCGTCAGCGCCGCGTTGACGGTGTGCTGATGATGGGGATTCGCCTCGACGACCCGTATACACACGAAGTGGTGGAAGCCAGCGTCCCGAGCGTTTTGATCGACGTGCCGTTGGTTTCGGACACCTGCTCCTATGTCACCACCGACAACGTGGCAGGCGCCACGATGGCGATTCAACATCTCGTGGAATTGGGACATCGCCGAATCGGCTTCGTCAACGGCCACGCCCAAGCTGCCGTTTCCAAGGAACGCTTGCAGGGGTACCGGATGGCGCTCGAAGAGGCGGGAATTGCGTACGACCCCGAGCTCGTCTACTACGGCAACTTCGAACAGCAGGACGGTGCCACCGGCGTTGCAGAGCTGATGGAGAAATTCGAGGACCTGTCCGCCGTATTCTTCGCCTCTGACCTGATGGCGTTGGGCGGAATCAAATACTTGCAGAGTCTCCAACTTCGCGTCCCGGAGCGCATGTCGATCGTCGGCTATGACGACATCGAGTTGGCCGCCATGATGCAACCGATGCTGACCACCGTGCGCCAGACGCGCTACGAGATGGGACAATCGGCTGCCGAGACCTTGATTCGGATGCTGGAACAGAACGAAAAGGGACGGGGCATCGTCTTGCCGCCGGAACTTGTCGTCCGCGAGACAACTTCGAAGCATGGAGTGAACCTTTCACACATATAA
- a CDS encoding amylo-alpha-1,6-glucosidase translates to MDYQVIKENDLFLLTNNRGDVRPDDDLILGLFTDDTRFLSRFDVLVENLEMILLSSRVSHDFIGRVKLTNKELVENHEVKVWRESINLERKRFISQGVLYEQLLFRNYNIHSVPLSVRVDADSDFAHMFTVRGYEDSAHGEFLPVESLTDGVRFSYNGKDGVKRRTHLQASPAPTDITADGSLRFLFELAPQGTHEIMLTVVPEIDGKQGVVQDPTLALAELKASYEEWQSEITEVITDNSAFNALYKRSTHDMFALLTNLGDGRFPTAGVPIFAVPFGRDSLIAAWQMAAVHPEIMRGTLKTMARHQGTKIDPWREEQPGKILHEIRYGELANLGVIPHAPYYGSIDSTPLFLVLAAEYFDWTGDESFLRELLPNLEAALAWIDQYGDRDGDGFVEYYQESSKGCANQNWKDSGDSMVHRDGTLAKAPLAPSEVQGYVYDAKLRLARLFELLGLGEKADRLRSSASQLKSQFADAFWMEDQQYVAMALDENKAHVGSVSSNPGHCLLSGILTDDQARKVADRLLSDDLFTGYGIRTLSASEKAFNPMSYHNGSIWPHDNSLIVMGLKKYGFHEHADRVMEGLIDAAAHFAYDRLPELFCGYSREDEDPVPYPVACSPQAWAAGTPLTFVRVMLGLMPTVADGVIRISPSLPKGLNTMQVRNLRVGNGSLDLLIQKYNDSHTTWKVLRNTTGLQVISG, encoded by the coding sequence ATGGACTACCAAGTGATCAAAGAGAACGACTTGTTTTTGCTCACCAACAACCGCGGCGATGTACGGCCGGACGACGACTTGATTCTCGGTCTGTTCACCGACGATACCCGCTTTCTGAGTCGCTTTGATGTACTCGTCGAGAATTTGGAGATGATTCTGCTCTCCTCCCGCGTCTCGCATGACTTTATCGGCCGCGTCAAACTGACCAACAAGGAACTTGTCGAGAACCACGAAGTCAAAGTCTGGCGCGAATCGATCAATCTCGAACGCAAGCGATTTATCTCGCAAGGCGTGCTTTACGAGCAGCTGCTTTTCCGAAACTACAACATCCACTCGGTTCCGCTCTCCGTGCGAGTGGACGCCGACTCCGATTTTGCGCACATGTTCACAGTGCGCGGCTACGAAGACTCGGCACACGGCGAGTTTCTGCCGGTGGAGTCGCTGACGGACGGAGTCCGTTTTTCCTACAACGGCAAGGACGGCGTCAAGCGTCGCACTCATTTGCAGGCATCTCCGGCTCCGACCGACATCACGGCAGACGGATCGCTTCGCTTCCTCTTCGAACTCGCCCCGCAAGGCACGCACGAAATAATGCTTACCGTCGTGCCTGAGATCGACGGCAAGCAAGGCGTGGTGCAAGACCCGACCCTGGCACTCGCGGAACTCAAAGCTTCCTACGAAGAGTGGCAGAGTGAGATCACCGAAGTCATCACCGACAACTCCGCTTTCAACGCGCTCTATAAACGCTCGACCCACGACATGTTCGCGCTCTTGACGAACCTCGGAGACGGACGATTCCCGACGGCGGGAGTCCCGATTTTTGCCGTTCCTTTTGGGCGAGATTCGCTGATCGCCGCGTGGCAGATGGCGGCCGTCCATCCGGAGATCATGCGCGGCACGCTCAAGACGATGGCGCGTCACCAAGGTACGAAGATCGACCCGTGGCGCGAGGAGCAACCGGGCAAGATCTTGCATGAAATTCGCTACGGCGAACTCGCCAACTTAGGCGTCATCCCGCACGCCCCGTACTACGGCTCCATCGACTCCACGCCGCTGTTCCTCGTCCTCGCAGCCGAGTATTTCGACTGGACGGGAGACGAATCGTTCTTGCGCGAACTGCTTCCGAACCTCGAAGCGGCGCTTGCGTGGATTGATCAATACGGCGACCGTGACGGAGACGGTTTTGTCGAGTACTACCAAGAATCGAGTAAGGGCTGTGCCAACCAGAATTGGAAAGACTCCGGCGATTCGATGGTCCACCGCGACGGGACGCTGGCCAAGGCCCCGCTTGCTCCGTCTGAAGTGCAAGGCTACGTCTACGATGCCAAACTTCGCCTCGCCCGACTCTTCGAACTCCTCGGACTCGGGGAAAAAGCAGATCGTCTCCGAAGCTCCGCGTCTCAACTAAAGTCGCAATTTGCCGACGCTTTCTGGATGGAAGACCAACAATACGTCGCAATGGCTCTCGACGAGAACAAAGCCCACGTCGGCTCCGTCTCGTCCAACCCCGGCCATTGCCTGCTGTCGGGCATCCTCACCGACGACCAAGCTCGAAAAGTCGCAGATCGGTTGCTGTCCGACGACCTCTTCACCGGCTACGGCATCCGCACGCTCTCGGCGAGCGAGAAAGCGTTCAACCCGATGAGCTACCACAACGGTTCCATCTGGCCGCACGACAACTCGCTGATCGTGATGGGGTTGAAAAAATACGGCTTCCACGAACACGCCGACCGCGTTATGGAAGGTTTGATCGACGCCGCCGCACACTTTGCGTACGACCGCCTGCCTGAATTGTTCTGCGGCTACAGTCGAGAGGACGAAGACCCGGTTCCCTACCCGGTCGCTTGCTCTCCGCAAGCCTGGGCGGCGGGCACCCCGCTGACGTTCGTGCGCGTCATGCTCGGCCTGATGCCAACCGTCGCCGACGGAGTGATTCGCATCTCGCCGTCGCTTCCCAAGGGCTTGAACACCATGCAAGTTCGCAACCTGCGAGTGGGCAACGGGTCCCTCGACCTGTTGATACAAAAATACAACGACAGTCACACCACTTGGAAAGTGCTTCGAAACACCACCGGATTGCAAGTCATCTCCGGCTAA
- a CDS encoding ABC transporter substrate-binding protein produces MKKKNVITGILATTLAMTALVGCSSSTSDTSDKGSTSGDKFTLRVGGWSSSPQEQAMLDKQIAGFKEKHPNIDVKFEPVVGDYLQKLQPMIASKTEPDIFYLDANVAPDFMDKGVIEPIDDLVKKHNVNLSDYEDAAVQAFQWNGKTYGLPKDYNTLALFYNKEMFDKAGITAPPKTWDELKTDAAKLTKDGVTGFSISAELPRYQPFLVQAGGSVYTDGKPTLNNPANTTALDFIYKDMMGKDKIAAYPKTLGVDWSGDAFATNKAAMVVEGSWLIPHMAQKAPNTKYGIAELPVKEGGKPSNMIFTVAYALSKNSKHKDDAMDLMAYLTGTEGQKVTVEGGLALPTIKAMGKEYSTKYPEREAFVKGASYAQPFQYGVIGSKLTDAANKAAEAIVLGAQPDGKAALEEAQGKLK; encoded by the coding sequence ATGAAAAAGAAAAACGTCATCACCGGCATTCTGGCAACCACTCTGGCCATGACCGCGCTCGTCGGCTGTTCCAGCTCCACGTCCGACACGAGTGACAAAGGCAGCACCTCGGGCGACAAATTCACCCTGCGCGTCGGCGGCTGGTCGTCCTCGCCGCAAGAGCAAGCGATGCTCGACAAGCAAATCGCAGGCTTCAAGGAAAAACACCCGAACATCGACGTCAAATTCGAGCCGGTCGTCGGCGACTACTTGCAGAAGCTCCAACCGATGATCGCGTCCAAGACCGAACCGGACATTTTCTACCTCGACGCAAACGTTGCGCCGGACTTCATGGACAAAGGCGTCATCGAACCGATCGACGACCTCGTCAAAAAGCACAACGTCAACCTCTCCGACTACGAAGACGCAGCCGTCCAAGCGTTCCAATGGAACGGCAAGACCTACGGCCTGCCGAAAGACTATAACACCCTCGCTCTGTTCTACAACAAAGAAATGTTCGACAAAGCGGGCATCACCGCACCGCCGAAGACGTGGGACGAACTCAAAACCGACGCTGCGAAATTGACCAAGGACGGCGTCACCGGCTTCTCGATTTCGGCAGAACTCCCGCGCTACCAACCGTTCCTCGTGCAAGCGGGCGGCTCGGTCTACACCGACGGCAAACCGACGTTGAACAACCCGGCGAACACCACGGCGCTGGACTTCATCTACAAAGACATGATGGGCAAAGACAAGATCGCCGCCTACCCGAAAACGCTCGGCGTGGACTGGTCGGGTGACGCATTCGCCACCAACAAAGCGGCGATGGTCGTCGAAGGCTCCTGGTTGATCCCGCACATGGCGCAAAAAGCCCCGAACACCAAGTACGGCATCGCCGAACTCCCGGTCAAAGAAGGCGGCAAACCGTCGAACATGATCTTCACCGTCGCCTATGCGCTGTCCAAAAACTCCAAGCACAAAGACGACGCCATGGACCTGATGGCGTACCTGACCGGCACCGAAGGTCAAAAAGTCACCGTCGAAGGCGGTCTCGCCCTCCCGACGATCAAAGCGATGGGCAAGGAATACTCCACCAAGTACCCGGAGCGTGAAGCGTTCGTCAAAGGCGCGTCCTATGCGCAACCGTTCCAATACGGCGTCATCGGCTCCAAACTGACCGATGCGGCAAACAAAGCGGCGGAAGCGATCGTTCTCGGGGCACAACCGGACGGGAAAGCGGCGCTCGAAGAAGCACAAGGCAAGCTGAAGTAA
- a CDS encoding carbohydrate ABC transporter permease — translation MRTRGDLATGYLFVLPVVVSLAVFLIGPIIYALYISFHHFSFLAPDQATWAGLSNYTKLFHDPRFIRALGNTSLYSLGVVPIQIAIALMLALIVDSKIKGKTLFRVVYFLPTVTSTVAVSVMFMYLFKNDGLVNLFLSKAGIPTFDWFNSLTFALPAVMGMAIWTTVGQFMVIYLAGLQDIPQELYEAAEVDGATPWQRLRFITWPMLKPTTFFILIMSIIGTFQVFDQMYVISKGEGGPQDRTLTVVFYLYRSAFKDFDMGYASAMAFVLFLIILLLTVIQRKFFKEETN, via the coding sequence ATGCGCACACGCGGGGATTTGGCAACGGGGTATCTGTTCGTGTTGCCGGTTGTCGTCTCGTTGGCGGTCTTTTTGATCGGGCCGATCATCTATGCACTGTATATCTCATTTCATCATTTCTCATTCTTGGCTCCGGACCAAGCGACTTGGGCGGGGCTTAGCAATTACACGAAACTCTTCCACGACCCGCGCTTCATCCGGGCGCTTGGCAACACCAGCCTGTATTCGCTGGGTGTGGTTCCGATTCAGATTGCGATTGCGCTGATGCTCGCGTTGATCGTCGATTCGAAGATCAAAGGCAAGACGCTGTTTCGCGTCGTGTACTTTCTGCCGACCGTCACGTCCACCGTCGCCGTCTCCGTCATGTTCATGTACTTATTTAAAAACGACGGCCTCGTGAACCTGTTCCTCTCCAAAGCGGGCATCCCGACGTTTGACTGGTTCAATTCGCTGACGTTCGCCTTGCCGGCGGTGATGGGGATGGCAATCTGGACGACCGTGGGACAGTTCATGGTCATCTACCTCGCGGGGCTGCAAGACATTCCGCAAGAGCTCTACGAAGCGGCGGAAGTGGACGGAGCGACGCCGTGGCAACGGTTGCGTTTTATTACGTGGCCGATGCTCAAGCCGACGACGTTTTTCATCTTGATCATGTCGATTATCGGGACGTTCCAAGTCTTTGACCAGATGTACGTCATCTCCAAGGGCGAGGGCGGACCGCAAGATCGGACGTTGACCGTGGTGTTCTACCTCTATCGTTCGGCGTTCAAGGACTTCGACATGGGGTATGCGTCGGCGATGGCGTTCGTGCTGTTCCTGATCATCCTCTTGCTGACGGTGATTCAGCGCAAATTCTTCAAAGAAGAGACCAACTAA
- a CDS encoding carbohydrate ABC transporter permease: MKKILRILFYCVVIGYAVLTLIPFLWSVLTSLKSTPDMDKFWVPVSSLTFENYSYIITKFPFFRWLINSAIVAGAVTVGNLLFNTLAGYALARIKFPGRGLIFYIVLAVMMVPGQVVMIPVYIMLANWGWINTYQGFIIPFLTSSFGIFMMRQFFLALPVDLEEAALIDGLSRWGIFFKIALPLAKPALAAQTIFMFLGNWNSFMWPSLLASSDDMYTLPVGLNSFHWQYVAYWNQDLAGTMFMTVPMLIVFLLFQKWFIKGIATSGLK; this comes from the coding sequence ATGAAAAAAATTCTGCGCATCCTGTTCTACTGTGTGGTCATCGGGTATGCGGTGCTGACCCTGATCCCGTTTCTGTGGTCGGTTCTCACGTCGCTGAAATCCACGCCGGACATGGATAAGTTCTGGGTGCCGGTCTCAAGCCTTACGTTTGAAAACTACTCCTACATCATCACAAAGTTCCCGTTTTTCCGCTGGCTGATCAATTCTGCGATCGTCGCGGGCGCGGTCACCGTCGGGAACTTGTTGTTCAACACGTTGGCAGGCTATGCGCTGGCGAGAATCAAGTTCCCCGGACGGGGATTGATCTTCTACATCGTGTTGGCCGTGATGATGGTGCCGGGCCAAGTCGTGATGATTCCGGTGTACATTATGCTTGCGAACTGGGGCTGGATCAACACGTACCAAGGGTTCATCATCCCGTTCCTGACCTCGTCGTTCGGCATCTTCATGATGAGGCAGTTTTTCCTCGCCTTGCCGGTCGATTTAGAGGAAGCGGCGCTGATCGACGGACTCTCGCGCTGGGGAATCTTTTTCAAAATCGCGTTGCCGCTCGCCAAGCCGGCGCTTGCGGCGCAGACGATCTTCATGTTCCTCGGCAACTGGAACTCCTTCATGTGGCCGTCGCTGCTGGCGTCGTCCGACGACATGTACACGCTCCCCGTGGGGCTGAACTCGTTCCACTGGCAATACGTCGCCTACTGGAACCAAGACTTGGCGGGCACGATGTTCATGACGGTGCCGATGCTGATCGTGTTCCTCCTCTTCCAGAAGTGGTTCATCAAAGGCATTGCGACCTCCGGTCTCAAATAA
- a CDS encoding glycoside hydrolase family 13 protein, with product MERKWWKEGTVYQIYPRSFADSNGDGIGDIPGIITKLDYLKNLGIDIIWLSPVYKSPNDDNGYDISDYQDIMDEFGTMADWDNLLAELHARGMKLIMDLVVNHSSDEHRWFVESRKSKDNPYRDYYIWRAGEGDREPNNWESIFSGSAWQHDELTDEYFLHLFSKKQPDLNWENPKVRDEIYNMMTWWLDKGVDGFRMDVINMISKVEGLPSAPAQEGRKYAGGGDYFMNGPRIHEYMREMNEKVLSKYDIMTVGETPGVTPEQAIDYVNEDRHELHMLFQFELMDVDSGHGKWDIIPYKLTDLKRILSKWQYGLGHGKGWNSLYMNNHDQPRMVSRFGNDETYRLQSAKMLGTLLHTQQGTPYVYQGEELGMTNVKFDSIDQYKDIETLNMYHEKVHEQGVDPAHVMLTIYIKGRDNARTPMQWDDSANAGFTTGTPWIEVNPNYTEINAKQAVSDPNSIYNYYKRLIRTRKDNLVLVYGEFDELLADSETFYAYTRTLDNERALVVLNFTAQDQTFTLPSEITYTGFELLISNYDLDATQDIRTFTTRPYEARVYRLV from the coding sequence ATGGAACGCAAGTGGTGGAAAGAAGGAACCGTCTACCAAATCTACCCGCGCAGTTTTGCGGACTCGAACGGGGACGGCATCGGCGACATCCCGGGCATCATCACGAAACTCGACTACCTCAAAAACCTCGGCATCGACATCATCTGGCTGAGTCCCGTCTACAAGTCTCCCAACGATGACAACGGCTACGACATCTCCGACTACCAAGACATCATGGACGAATTCGGCACCATGGCGGACTGGGATAACCTGCTCGCCGAACTGCATGCGCGCGGCATGAAACTGATCATGGACCTCGTCGTCAACCACAGCTCCGACGAACACCGCTGGTTTGTGGAGTCCCGCAAATCCAAGGACAATCCGTACCGCGACTACTACATCTGGCGTGCGGGCGAGGGAGATCGCGAGCCGAACAACTGGGAGTCGATCTTCTCCGGCTCGGCGTGGCAGCACGACGAACTCACCGACGAATACTTCCTGCACCTCTTCTCCAAAAAACAACCGGACCTCAACTGGGAGAATCCCAAAGTCCGCGATGAAATCTACAACATGATGACGTGGTGGCTCGACAAAGGTGTGGACGGGTTCCGCATGGACGTCATCAACATGATCTCCAAAGTCGAAGGCTTGCCGTCTGCACCGGCCCAAGAGGGACGCAAATACGCAGGGGGCGGCGACTACTTCATGAACGGCCCGCGCATCCACGAATACATGCGTGAAATGAACGAAAAAGTGCTATCCAAGTACGACATCATGACGGTCGGCGAAACCCCGGGCGTCACGCCTGAGCAGGCGATTGACTACGTCAATGAAGACCGTCATGAGTTGCACATGCTGTTCCAATTCGAGCTCATGGACGTGGACTCGGGCCATGGCAAATGGGACATCATCCCGTACAAACTGACCGATCTCAAGCGAATCCTATCCAAGTGGCAATACGGCCTCGGGCACGGCAAGGGTTGGAATTCCCTCTACATGAACAACCACGACCAACCGCGCATGGTCTCGCGTTTTGGCAACGATGAGACGTACCGTCTTCAATCTGCCAAGATGTTGGGCACGCTCCTGCACACCCAACAAGGAACGCCCTACGTCTACCAAGGCGAAGAACTCGGCATGACGAACGTCAAGTTCGACTCGATCGACCAATACAAAGACATCGAAACCCTAAACATGTACCACGAAAAAGTCCATGAACAGGGCGTCGACCCGGCCCACGTCATGTTGACCATCTACATCAAGGGACGAGACAACGCGCGCACGCCGATGCAATGGGACGACAGCGCCAACGCCGGTTTTACAACCGGAACCCCGTGGATCGAAGTCAACCCCAACTACACCGAAATCAACGCAAAGCAAGCGGTCTCCGACCCCAACTCCATCTACAACTATTACAAACGACTCATCCGAACGCGCAAAGACAACCTCGTCCTCGTCTACGGAGAATTCGACGAGCTGCTCGCAGACAGCGAGACCTTCTACGCGTACACGCGCACGCTCGACAACGAGCGAGCCCTGGTCGTGCTCAACTTCACGGCCCAAGACCAAACCTTCACCTTGCCGTCCGAAATCACCTACACCGGCTTCGAGCTCCTCATCAGCAACTACGACCTCGACGCCACCCAAGACATTCGAACCTTCACCACCCGTCCCTACGAAGCCCGCGTCTACCGCCTCGTCTAA
- a CDS encoding response regulator, whose product MERKDKKVLIVDDQYGIRVLLQEVLDKEGYTIFQAPNGVTALEIVKEHQPDLVLLDMKIPGMDGLEILRHIRTIEPDTKVIMMTAYGELDLIKEATVLGAITHFTKPFDIDELRQAVNAQLVS is encoded by the coding sequence ATGGAACGCAAAGATAAGAAGGTACTCATCGTGGACGACCAATACGGCATCCGCGTTCTCCTCCAAGAAGTGCTCGACAAGGAAGGCTACACGATCTTCCAAGCACCCAATGGTGTCACGGCCCTTGAGATCGTCAAAGAACACCAACCCGACCTCGTGCTTCTCGATATGAAAATTCCCGGCATGGACGGACTTGAGATTCTCCGCCACATCCGCACCATCGAACCGGACACCAAAGTCATTATGATGACCGCATACGGCGAACTCGACCTGATCAAAGAAGCGACCGTACTCGGTGCGATCACCCACTTCACCAAGCCTTTCGACATTGACGAACTGCGCCAAGCTGTCAACGCGCAACTCGTTTCCTAA
- a CDS encoding hotdog fold domain-containing protein yields MNKVETAMIRLRMSSHDAHYGGDLVDGARMLGLFGDVATELLIRLDGDEGLFVAYDKVEFKAPVYAGDYIEAHGTVTQIGNTSRKMEFHAYKVIRANIDPSNPSAAELLQEPILVTYASGTCVTPKDKQRFKRED; encoded by the coding sequence ATGAACAAAGTCGAAACGGCCATGATTCGTCTGCGCATGAGTTCTCATGACGCACATTACGGCGGAGACCTCGTGGATGGCGCCCGCATGCTCGGGCTCTTCGGAGACGTCGCAACGGAGCTCCTGATTCGCCTCGACGGCGATGAGGGACTTTTTGTTGCGTACGACAAAGTTGAATTCAAAGCTCCTGTCTATGCAGGAGATTACATCGAAGCCCACGGCACCGTCACCCAAATCGGCAATACCTCGCGCAAAATGGAGTTCCACGCCTACAAAGTCATCCGCGCGAACATTGACCCGTCCAACCCGTCGGCAGCCGAACTGCTCCAAGAGCCGATCCTCGTGACCTACGCGAGCGGAACCTGCGTCACACCCAAGGACAAACAGCGTTTCAAGAGGGAGGACTAA
- a CDS encoding 3-keto-5-aminohexanoate cleavage protein: MEKLIITVALDGAEVTREHQPNLPLSPDEIAEAAYEAWKAGASIAHVHARDEQGNPSQDKEIYRQIIEKISAKCDIIVQVSTGGAVGMTPEERLQPVTLKPEMATLTVGTVNFGNDVFMNTPTDIEIYAKAMQDHGVRPELEIFDVGMITNAMRLVKQGLVSEPVHVDFVMGVPGAIAGTVDNLLHMVRQLPAGATWTVAGVGRVQLPLNTMAILLGGHVRVGFEDNVYYEKGVLATSNAQFVERIVRLSKELGREVATPAEARKILGLAPVNVG, translated from the coding sequence ATGGAGAAGCTGATCATCACCGTTGCCCTCGACGGAGCGGAAGTTACCCGTGAGCACCAACCGAACCTGCCGCTCAGCCCGGACGAAATTGCAGAAGCCGCCTACGAAGCGTGGAAAGCCGGAGCTTCCATCGCCCACGTTCACGCTCGCGACGAACAAGGCAACCCCTCGCAAGACAAGGAAATCTACCGCCAGATCATCGAAAAAATCTCCGCCAAGTGCGACATCATCGTCCAAGTCTCGACCGGCGGTGCTGTCGGCATGACTCCCGAGGAACGCTTGCAACCTGTCACGCTCAAACCGGAGATGGCAACGCTCACCGTGGGCACCGTCAACTTCGGCAACGACGTGTTCATGAATACCCCGACCGATATCGAAATCTACGCCAAAGCGATGCAAGACCACGGCGTGCGACCGGAATTGGAGATCTTTGACGTGGGCATGATAACCAACGCGATGCGCTTGGTTAAACAGGGCCTCGTCTCCGAACCTGTGCACGTTGACTTTGTCATGGGCGTTCCCGGTGCCATCGCCGGAACCGTGGACAACCTCCTGCACATGGTCCGCCAACTTCCGGCCGGAGCTACGTGGACAGTCGCCGGCGTCGGCCGCGTGCAATTGCCGTTGAACACGATGGCGATTCTGCTCGGGGGCCACGTCCGCGTAGGTTTCGAAGACAATGTCTACTATGAAAAAGGCGTGCTGGCAACCAGCAACGCTCAATTTGTGGAACGGATTGTCAGACTTTCCAAGGAATTGGGTCGAGAAGTCGCAACCCCAGCAGAGGCGCGAAAAATCTTGGGCCTCGCCCCTGTAAATGTTGGGTAA